The genome window TCAAGAGCTCCTTGAACTTTTGGTAACATCCCACCATAAATATGCCCCTCCTCAATCCATTGATTGATGAAGGAAGGTGTTGCTTTCGATTGATATTCATTGTTAATTCGAATACCACTTACATCCGTTACAAGTAATAAGCTATCTGCATCTATAGCTAATGCTATTTCACTTGCTACCGTATCTCCATTAATATTTAATGCCTGACCACGTTCATCTGCTCCAATGCAAGCAATAACTGGTACAATCCCTGCACTAATTAATGCTTCTAGCAAAGATGTATTGACGGTTTTTACTTCACCAACAAAACCGTATACATCTTTGTCTAGATAATCCGCTACAATTAGCTGACCATCGAAGCCATTTAAACCAATAGCAGCAATACCTGCCGTTGTTAATTCATGAACAAGCGCTGGATTGACCTTACCTATTAACGTTGATTGTACAATGGCAATTGCAGCTTCGCTAGTAACACGAATACCGTTTAAAGCGTGTGATTCTACCCCGCGCACTGCAAGTTCACGGTTAATGGCTGGGCCACCACCATGGGTAATAATAAGCTCTATACCGCTCTCTTGGAGTTTTTTTAAATTCTCAAAAAACGACTCGTTTAAGCCTTCTAGCGTACTGCCACCAAGCTTAATGACCATACGTTTACGAACGGTATGATGCATTGATTTGGACGTAGTCATAGGTTAGATCACATCCCCAAGCATGCCCCTTGCCTTCACCCATACCAAGTGACACATAGATTTTCACTTCATTCATTTTTAAAATTCGAATTAATTCATCCTCTGAGAATGGAACTGGCTCACCGTTTTCGACCATTGTTGTGCCACCAATTTGGATCGTAATTTTATCCGGATCAACTTTCGCACCACTGTAGCCTACAGCTGCAATAATACGTCCCCAATTTGCATCACAACCAAATACTGCTGTTTTCACAAGTGGTGAACCAACTACTGTTTTAGCAATTTTACGTGCCTCTTCATCCGAAAATGCGCCTTCTACTTCAACCTCAATCAGCTTCGTTGCACCCTCTCCATCTTTGGCAATCATTTTCGCTAAGTCTTGTGCTACTGTTTTTAATGTATAATAAAAGTTTTGCCAATCTGGATGGGCCGGAGTTAAAGCTTCATTACCTGCTAACCCGTTTGCCATTATAACTACTGTATCATTTGTAGATGTATCTCCATCCACCGTAATTGCATTAAAAGTCAGATTTGTGATATCAGATAATGTAGCTTGCAGGACATCCGATTCAATATTTGCATCTGTCGTAATAAAACCAAGCATCGTCGCCATATTTGGTTCAATCATACCTGAACCTTTTGCAACCCCAGCGATAATAACCTCTTTACCATCGACAATAGTGCTGTAGCTTGTGTTTTTCATCACCGTATCTGTTGTCAAAATCGCTTGTGCAAAATCAATAGCACTTTCTAAACTATCCTTTGGCGCTAACTGATTAATCCCATTTGCCACTGGCTCCATATTCATCATTTCACCGATCACACCCGTTGAGCAAACCCCTACTAAATTTGCCTCGATACAAAGCTTTTCTGCCATTAGCGCCTGCATTGTTTGTGCATCCTTCGCCCTCTGCTTCCCTGTACATGCATTAGCATTTCCAGAGTTGACAATCATCGCCTGCATTTTCTTCGTTGTGTAGACAACTTCTTTCGTTACTTTTAATGGTGCTGCCTGCACAGCATTCGTTGTAAAGACACCGGCTACACTTGCTGGTACCTCACTGACTAACACGGCTAAATCTTTTTTCTTATGCTTTAATCCACAATGTATACCCGAAGCTTTAAAGCCTTTTGGTGAAACAATATTTTTACTTGATAATTTTTTCATAATATTTATTGATGCGATTAATGTCATAAAATAGTTCCTCCTTGTTTTTTTAATATGAGATCATTAAATAAAGAACGGTACAACATCCAGCCCTGTCGTTTGCGGTAAATCAAATTGAACGTTCATATTTTGAATGGCTTGCCCTGCAGCCCCTTTGACTAAATTATCTATGACACCAACAATTGTGGCACGATTTGTACGGCTATCTACTTTCACTAAAATATCGCAATAGTTCGAACCTTTAACATGGTTTGTTCCTAGGCTATTTGCATCTGTAACGATTCGCACGAACGGATGCTTTTCATAGGTATTCTGTAAACAAGATACTAACCGCTTCTCTGTGACACCAGGCATAACAGGCGCATATGAGGTCGATAAAATCCCTCTCGACATTGGCACTAAATGAGTATTAAAAGAAATAGTTGTTTCGACACCTGCAAACATAGAAATGGCCTGCTCAATTTCTGGTATATGCTGATGTGTATTCGTTTTATAGATTGAAAAGCTTTCATTCGCCTCACTAAAATGCGTCGTTTGTGATGGCTTATTTCCAGCTCCTGAAATCCCACTTTTTGCATCAATCACTAAAAAGCTCGGATCAATCAATTGTTCTTTTAGCAATGGTAACAACGAAAGCAAAACTGCTGTTGGATAGCACCCTGGATTTGCGATAAGAGACGCTTGTTGAACATGTTCTGCATTCCATTCAGTTAAACCATAAACACTTTGTTGAATAACTTCTAGTGGCGCCGCTTTTTTACCGTACCACGCTTCATAGCTTGCTGGATCTTTTAAACGGAAGTCTCCAGATAAATCTATTAACTTAGGACCTTTCCCTACCAATGGAGGTAATAGCTCACTTGTCACCCCTGAAGGCGTACTTGTAAAAACAACATCAAATTTCTCTAAAGCTCCATAATCAATCTTTTGTAAAGGTGTATCGGCAATATGAACAAGATGACCAAACTTAGAAGAAAAAATTACACCTTCTTCAGAAGATGTGAATAAATCGATCCGCTCCACCGCTTTATGATTATGTAAAAATCGAATAAGTTCTAATCCACCATATCCGGTTGCACCAACAATTCCTACTTTCAATACACTCACCTCTGAAATAAGTTAAAATTAGTATACGTCTGCATATTTATTAAGTCAACTGAATTTTTATTTATATTAGAATTTTTCGCAAACTTCGTTTAATGAATGATTTTGAAAAAAATTTAGATAACTAAACGCTATAAAACAAAGAGAAGACTTAGAAATAGTGACTAAATCTCTAATAGATTAACTTTTATAAAGCATTTATATAGTTAATTTACCATTTACGAACAGTTGGAAGCTGCTATTGCGTAATCATATGGTAAATTGTTTTGGATAAGATGGTACATTGAGTATAGAAATTGTGCTCAACACGTTACATAAATTGAAGAAGCATCGCCATTTAAGGGAAGAGACTTTATCCATTCGGATCAAATTTTTCACTATACGAATCCAAAATTCCGAACCTTAGTGAAGAAAATGGTCTTAGGACAGTCCATGTCACGTCGAGGAAACTGTTGGGATAATGCGCCACAAGAATCATTCTTTGGGCATTTTAAAGATGAAACAACTATTAGAGCATGTGAAACGTTAGAAGAAGTAAAGAAAGAAATTAAGAGTTACATGATTTACTACAATCATTATCGAGGGCAATGGAATTTAAAAAAGCTGCCGCCTGCGCTTCATAGCTCGCGGGATCTTGTAAACGGAAGTCGCCAGATAAATCTATCAATTTAGGACCTTTCCCTACCAATGGAGGTAATAGCTCACTTGTCACTCTGAAGGCCTACTCGTAAAAACAACATCAAGTTTCTCTAGAGCCCCATAATCAATTTTTTGTAAAGGTGTATCGGCAATATGAACGAGATGACCAAACTTAAAAGAAAAAATAACACCTTCTTCTGAGGATGTGAATAAATCAATCCGCTTCACCGCTTTATGATTATGTAAAAATCGAATAAGCTCTAACCAACCATACCCCGTTGCACCAACAATTCCTACTTTCAATGCACTCACCTCCGAAATAAGTTAAAAGAAGGCGGAAACTCATTCACTTATCGAATGAATTTCCGCCTTCTATTTATGCACTGAACGTGTAAAATATTAATATCCAATATTAAAACTTTATTTGAGACTTAGTCTTCCATCGTCGATAAAT of Lysinibacillus agricola contains these proteins:
- the argJ gene encoding bifunctional ornithine acetyltransferase/N-acetylglutamate synthase, with the protein product MTLIASINIMKKLSSKNIVSPKGFKASGIHCGLKHKKKDLAVLVSEVPASVAGVFTTNAVQAAPLKVTKEVVYTTKKMQAMIVNSGNANACTGKQRAKDAQTMQALMAEKLCIEANLVGVCSTGVIGEMMNMEPVANGINQLAPKDSLESAIDFAQAILTTDTVMKNTSYSTIVDGKEVIIAGVAKGSGMIEPNMATMLGFITTDANIESDVLQATLSDITNLTFNAITVDGDTSTNDTVVIMANGLAGNEALTPAHPDWQNFYYTLKTVAQDLAKMIAKDGEGATKLIEVEVEGAFSDEEARKIAKTVVGSPLVKTAVFGCDANWGRIIAAVGYSGAKVDPDKITIQIGGTTMVENGEPVPFSEDELIRILKMNEVKIYVSLGMGEGKGHAWGCDLTYDYVQINASYRS
- the argC gene encoding N-acetyl-gamma-glutamyl-phosphate reductase encodes the protein MKVGIVGATGYGGLELIRFLHNHKAVERIDLFTSSEEGVIFSSKFGHLVHIADTPLQKIDYGALEKFDVVFTSTPSGVTSELLPPLVGKGPKLIDLSGDFRLKDPASYEAWYGKKAAPLEVIQQSVYGLTEWNAEHVQQASLIANPGCYPTAVLLSLLPLLKEQLIDPSFLVIDAKSGISGAGNKPSQTTHFSEANESFSIYKTNTHQHIPEIEQAISMFAGVETTISFNTHLVPMSRGILSTSYAPVMPGVTEKRLVSCLQNTYEKHPFVRIVTDANSLGTNHVKGSNYCDILVKVDSRTNRATIVGVIDNLVKGAAGQAIQNMNVQFDLPQTTGLDVVPFFI
- the argB gene encoding acetylglutamate kinase → MTTSKSMHHTVRKRMVIKLGGSTLEGLNESFFENLKKLQESGIELIITHGGGPAINRELAVRGVESHALNGIRVTSEAAIAIVQSTLIGKVNPALVHELTTAGIAAIGLNGFDGQLIVADYLDKDVYGFVGEVKTVNTSLLEALISAGIVPVIACIGADERGQALNINGDTVASEIALAIDADSLLLVTDVSGIRINNEYQSKATPSFINQWIEEGHIYGGMLPKVQGALECLSAGIPSVQIVGDSLVGTTILSRMNGQ